A window of the Cystobacter fuscus genome harbors these coding sequences:
- a CDS encoding sensor histidine kinase → MSALEVPPPVPHPLEPAEELLRVVLGLTDSLVFEFDAEGRYLSAWAGSDALLAAPRETFLGRHISEVIDPAIAARTLESIQRVLARGEPERFEYSLELEGGRRWFIADAVRVPQRPGVAFLVRDITRQKTLELSLLQADRLAALGTLAAGVAHEVSNPLGYISSNLNFIEEGLAEVRQALAGAPGLAPQARTLEECAEALTEARQGTTRIRNVVGDLKTFARGEDTRPGEERADVRRALEMSLNMARPELRHRARVVWQAEEVPPVRGSESRLGQVFLNLLLNAAQAIPEGAPGENTVEAHLRAEDGKVVVEIRDTGHGIPPENLKRIFEPFFTTRPAGVGTGLGLAICHSIIIAMRGELTVESTVGKGTCFRVRLPTD, encoded by the coding sequence ATGAGCGCACTCGAAGTCCCGCCCCCCGTGCCCCACCCCTTGGAACCAGCCGAAGAGTTACTGCGGGTGGTGCTCGGCCTCACCGACAGCCTCGTCTTCGAGTTCGACGCCGAGGGTCGCTACCTCTCGGCGTGGGCCGGGTCCGACGCACTGCTGGCGGCGCCACGGGAGACGTTCCTGGGACGCCACATCTCCGAGGTAATAGACCCCGCGATCGCGGCGCGGACCCTGGAGAGCATCCAACGCGTGCTGGCCCGGGGAGAGCCCGAGCGCTTCGAGTACTCGTTGGAACTGGAGGGCGGGCGCCGCTGGTTCATCGCCGATGCGGTGCGGGTGCCCCAGCGTCCGGGCGTGGCCTTCCTGGTCCGGGACATCACCCGGCAGAAGACGCTCGAGCTGAGCCTGCTCCAGGCGGACCGGCTGGCGGCCCTGGGGACGTTGGCCGCGGGGGTGGCGCACGAGGTGAGCAACCCCCTGGGCTACATCTCCTCCAACCTGAACTTCATCGAGGAGGGACTGGCCGAGGTTCGCCAGGCGCTGGCGGGCGCGCCCGGACTCGCCCCGCAGGCGCGCACGCTGGAGGAGTGCGCGGAGGCGCTCACCGAGGCACGGCAGGGCACCACGCGCATCCGCAACGTGGTGGGCGACCTGAAGACGTTCGCGCGAGGAGAGGACACACGCCCGGGTGAGGAGCGGGCGGATGTCCGGCGGGCGCTGGAGATGTCGCTCAACATGGCCAGGCCGGAACTCCGGCACCGGGCCCGCGTGGTCTGGCAGGCGGAGGAGGTGCCCCCGGTGCGGGGCAGCGAGTCGCGCCTGGGGCAGGTATTCCTCAATCTGCTGCTCAACGCCGCCCAGGCCATCCCCGAGGGCGCCCCGGGAGAGAACACCGTGGAGGCCCACCTGCGGGCCGAGGACGGCAAGGTCGTGGTGGAGATCCGGGACACCGGCCACGGCATCCCTCCCGAGAACCTGAAGCGCATCTTCGAGCCGTTCTTCACCACCCGGCCCGCGGGCGTGGGGACGGGCCTGGGGCTGGCCATCTGCCACAGCATTATCATCGCGATGCGGGGCGAGCTCACCGTGGAGAGCACCGTGGGCAAGGGCACCTGCTTCCGCGTGCGGCTGCCCACCGACTGA
- a CDS encoding DUF5953 family protein: MSAEQKSLNVIVYAPALVGDEKRPLAIAQGMERALPGLRLEWTTSEKDNLIALLNRDEGIAIDKANGGFFFLCNDDEKHPVTLSGWENPDGLAAGGPPHFQVSASLPLDAVGIAAAVDVLEAVGDGARAVWGKASLDGYGGIVAQQFRRQGDKPHVPPYGLPLLKRPRDNPAPEIPHYLGWLNYWSAATARAIGFPDPARDAELLSRARRTATGGWVVQLTDTPLELDNSAHLDLLRRAYERFPEIGGRSTL; encoded by the coding sequence ATGTCAGCCGAGCAAAAATCCCTTAACGTAATCGTCTACGCGCCTGCGCTCGTGGGCGACGAGAAGCGCCCTCTTGCCATCGCCCAAGGAATGGAGCGCGCCCTTCCCGGCTTGCGGCTGGAGTGGACGACTTCTGAAAAGGACAACCTTATTGCATTGCTCAACCGCGACGAGGGGATCGCGATAGACAAGGCCAACGGCGGCTTTTTCTTCCTTTGCAACGATGACGAAAAACACCCGGTAACACTCAGTGGGTGGGAGAATCCTGACGGGCTTGCCGCAGGGGGACCTCCGCACTTTCAAGTCTCTGCGAGCCTGCCGCTGGATGCAGTTGGCATTGCTGCGGCCGTAGATGTGTTGGAGGCGGTAGGGGATGGCGCTCGCGCGGTCTGGGGAAAAGCGTCGCTGGACGGCTATGGCGGGATAGTGGCGCAGCAGTTTCGCCGCCAGGGCGACAAGCCGCACGTGCCGCCCTACGGGTTGCCCTTGCTCAAGCGCCCTCGGGACAATCCCGCGCCTGAGATTCCCCATTACCTCGGGTGGCTGAACTACTGGTCTGCCGCTACCGCACGAGCCATCGGCTTCCCGGACCCGGCGCGCGACGCGGAACTGCTGTCGCGCGCACGGCGTACCGCGACGGGAGGGTGGGTTGTCCAGCTCACCGATACGCCGCTCGAGCTGGACAACTCCGCCCACCTGGATTTGCTCAGACGGGCCTACGAGCGCTTCCCGGAGATCGGCGGACGCTCAACCCTTTGA